The genomic region TGATATGGGGTGCCGCGCAGCAGGATGCTGGCGGAAAAGCCGGTGGATTTGCCGGAAAGCGGGGAAGCGAGGCGCAGGGGCGAACCAATCCGTTCGGCAATGGTGTGGACGATGGCAAGGCCAAGGCCGCTGCCGTCACCGGCATCCTTGCCGCGTACGAAGCGGCCGGACAGGGCCGCAAGGTCATCGGGCAGGATCGGCGGGCAATCGTTTTCGACCGTGAGGATGCCTTGCGGGTCTAGGGTGACCGCTACGGGTCCCTGCCCATGCCTCAGGGCGTTTTCAATCAGGTTGCGAGCGAGGATTGCGACGGCGTCAGGGTCGATGTCAGAGGCGATTGGCGTATCTGGCAGCGTAAGGGTCACACGCCCGGCGTCTGCGCCTTGGGCGAAGTCGCCCGCGACAATCCGCAGGATCGGACGCAGGTCTTGGGGGGTGTCGGTCAACAGCCGTGCGCCCTCGGCCCTTGCAAGTTGCATCAGGCGTTCGGACAGTCGGGTCAAGCGTTTCAGCGTCGCCTCGACCTCTTCCGCACGACGCACGCTTTCGGGGTCGGTTGCCGTCTGACGCAGGCGCTGCACCTGGGCTAGCGCGCCCGCCAGCGGCGTGCGGAGTTCATGCGCGGCGTTAGCGGTAAAGCTGCGCTCGGCGGCAAACGCGGTGTCGAGGCGGGCGAGAAGCTGGTTCAGCGTGTCGGCGATCGGGCGCAGTTCGGTGGCCATGTCCTCGGTCGGCAGCGGCGACAGGTCCTTTGCCCCCCGCCGCGCCAGTTGGGCGCGCAATTGCACCAGCGGGCGCAGGCCATAGCCCAGACCGTAGAAGATCCCCGCGATGCTGAGGGGGATCATGACGACCAGTGGCA from Tabrizicola piscis harbors:
- a CDS encoding ATP-binding protein — encoded protein: MTRPSIRLRSAGALSLIVTLIWLGTALVTARLLTSELDEVFDSSLQETGQRILQLAVVDVLGREEEGVTQRVMALDEHEEYFTYIVRDDRGRILLTSHRADPARFPAFSDTGFHQADDQRFYHESAVSGTVALTIAEPLSHRREVAREMALSLALPLVVMIPLSIAGIFYGLGYGLRPLVQLRAQLARRGAKDLSPLPTEDMATELRPIADTLNQLLARLDTAFAAERSFTANAAHELRTPLAGALAQVQRLRQTATDPESVRRAEEVEATLKRLTRLSERLMQLARAEGARLLTDTPQDLRPILRIVAGDFAQGADAGRVTLTLPDTPIASDIDPDAVAILARNLIENALRHGQGPVAVTLDPQGILTVENDCPPILPDDLAALSGRFVRGKDAGDGSGLGLAIVHTIAERIGSPLRLASPLSGKSTGFSASILLRGTPYQEPSR